GTTTTAATGTGATAATGCATTTCCACTTACTTGTTGCTGTGACCGCAAATGCAGAGGGATCACATCGTGACCTTCCATCACTCAAGGTTGTTCGAAGTGCCTCTGTTAAGGTAAGGTTCATGTTGGTCTCCCTCTTGTCATTCCCTTCACTTATTGCATTATCTTTTAAGCAAGTTTCTGTGTGTCTCTGGATGGAGATATTCATAGGGCACAATTCAACTAGATGTTCTTTACCAAGGATTTGTGGTTTTGTTTGAATGTATTTGGTTTCGGGGGTTTTGGGGGCGATGGCATGCCAATGGCATAGAAAGATTGAAAGCATTAATGGGGTTTAACTCTTTCACCGAGGTTGGGTTGGATGGTTGGGCCTTTACAGAATTGTTTCTGTCGTTCTTTTAAAAGGGGCTCCGAGCCTTGAACTGTAGGCTGTTCTTTTATTGGTCTTGTGCACCTGACTGCCCTTATGAACTGAATATTTACTTCACAGTTAGTATGTATGGTTCCCTCCTGCAAACTTTTATGATGTTTTGCTGATAATTTCAGGCACTTGATTGGTTAAAGTCTTATTACTGGGAGCCGCAGAGCAAAGAAATTCCTTTTCAGGGTGTAGGAAATGCAAAGGtaaaaaaagaaatcaagtctAAGATTCGTGAATTAGCCATCTGCCTGAAAGACAATGGGAGTTCCCATTCTAGCACTTCATTGGGAAAACGTGTGTAAGCTTTATTTGTTTTCATCATACAGCGATTTTCAatgtcttctactcttctttgttCTAAGTAAAAATCTTCCTAGGATTAATCTAGTTCTCTTGTATTTTTTCATGCCTGGTGTTTTATTCATGCACAAGGAACTTGTCCTGATAGGAAAGTATGTGATTCATTTAAAGTTGAAAGCCTAGTTTGAAACTGTGATGGTTTAAAGTTGTTTGCCCTATTATTTTATGGAGGCTGCATTTGCCTTGAATAGCAATTAGCATATGTTTGGCctctttgattttgtttttccCCCTTCATAAATTTATTCATCATGAATTCCAAAATGCTGACCCAACTTCTTCACTCATCAAGCTGGCATCAAGAATAAGAAAATGTTTTCGAAATCTAGAAACAAGTGCTGTCTATgatcctttatttttttttttctgggaGTTTTACATACTTTCCATataaattttactttttgtttCTCAATTATTATATGACTACATATTTTATCCAGCATGTGAAGTAGGTGTAATATACTTGACAATACTCAATAATGTCTAATACATGATGCAGTGTCTTGTTAGGACTAATGAAGAATTGCTGCTACATAAGTATCATTCCATATTTCTGGCTCAGTATGCTTTCACCTAATTCCTAATGGAAATATTTGATTTAGTTTTGACATGTGGGAAATATTTTATCTGTAGTTTGTTGTAGTTGTCTAGTTTGGATTGAGATTTTTGTGTAATAATTAATACCTTTGTGCTGGCAAATGTTCTGTTTGGAATATTCTGAATTTCTGATAgagtattttttcttttaaaggGGTGAAGCATGGTGAATTGCTTTTTGGGCGTAACAAGCATTTGGCTCTTGTGGTTGGCAAGAGCCAAAAATCACGATCTGGAGGTGGTTTAATATTCTTACTATATGATATATTGTTTACGCTTTTTGTTCTGTATAgcttttttatatgtttttatgCAAGTAAAAAACTATTTAGAGTTGGAGGCAGCACATCACAAAAAGATTGTTtctttaattgaaattaaagtgaTTTCTTATAATAGTGTAATTTCAGTTATTGTTGATGTAAAGGGTATTCAACCACTAATCAACCTCATACTTTTTCAGGCTCAAAGAAACAGATTGCAAAGATCTTGAAATCCATTCTTCGGCTATATTCAACCTTCTCCTCAGAGATTGTACATGTGCTGCTGGAGTATTTGTTGAAATTTTTAAGTTCCTCAGGGTTCAAAGAAAATGCAGATGATGCAACTGTTGATCTAACTGCTGAGAATATATTGTCTGATTGGAATCTTATCATAGTCAAATTGTGGAACAAGGAACCAGAATTACTCCTGAACCTTCTTAACGCTGTTCTTGATATGATTGAGACTCAGGAAGATGTGAAATGTGAAGGAGGTAAGTGGCAGttttttatgtataataataattgtttaGTACTGTTGGAGATGTATTTGTTGCATGTTTTTCCCTGTAATGCGTTGCATTTAAACATTCAATCTCTGTTGCTTTCTATGGCTTTTGTACTGCACTACAATGGGTTTTTCCTCCTTAAGAAAAGGGGTTTTATTTAAGCATTttggtttatgattttattttctctgTGGCATGATTTTTATGTTCTTTGTTTGCAGAGTCTTACCAACGTCATcatctttcttctttgtttgcATGGCTTGTTGGAATTCTCTGCAAAGCCCCTTCTGCAGCATCAAAAATGCCTAAAGGAGTTTTGGTTGAACTTCTTCGAAAATGTCTTCTAGTATCACGACTCTGCAACAAGCAGCTTATGGATTCAGCCATTTATCTTGCAGTACTGATGGATGATACCTCTTTGTTGGATAGAGTTAGAAAGGTTTCTACTATTTCTTTGTCCAATTTAGAAATTTCTGATGATGATAACTCTTTATTGAATTCAAAGAATATATCCCAATTTGAGGAATGTATACATGAAGCAGCTAGAAAGCTAGAGTCGGTTAAACAACAGAttataaagaagaaaaatccaatggctatggatTGCGAGACTAAAAGACCACAGGTGTGGACTCTGGCAAAGTCATGGAACCCATGTCCTATCGGCATGTTGCCTCGCGCTGCCGGTTCTTCTGGTTTTCTCCCTGTTCTTGACAATATTGACAACCAAAACAAAaaccaaaatcaaaatcaagtATCCGAAAGGGAAGACAGTTGGAAACTTATCAAACACAGTGCCAAGAGAGATGCCACTTTAGACCTTAAGCTACTTGATAACTCAACTGTTAAAAAGATGAGGGAGACCCAAGAAGAAATTGGTGAATTGAACAATGTAGTGCAAATAGAAGAGGATGAAGGGTGGCTTATGGTAGATGGAGTTTGGAAGAGAGTTATGGAAGAAGAGCTACAAGCCATTAAATCAGAAGTAAGGATTTTAGTTTAACTTATGCTTCCTGTTTAGTCTATGTCAagctttaatttatgttatgttatggtctattattattattcatttatttaaagtattcactaaaatttttatttagaaGGGGTGGGTTATCTTTTTCCCCCTTTAtaaacgaaaaaagaaaatggGCAATCAGGCATAGCATATTGTACCTTTTTATTTTACCTCCAATTTCATTTGTGGGAACTGCATCCACAATCAAATACACTTTGAAAACAATCCCGTAATTTAGTAGAGAAAATCCCGCAGGGGCGACCTGAGAACACATGATATGAGCAATGTAAGCTCAGATCAAACCACAGTCATATACTctgatgtttttttttcttctgttacTGTCATTGTTTGGTACAATTACAAACCaatttgtttaaataaaaaatatagtgtttcaaatattttagaaatacTGATGTTTCAATAGTTTTAGCCATTAATTtcaatcataaaatatatacataatcgAGATTAATCGCTAAAACCGAACTAGGAATGTACCAACTGATGACAGTCACAAGtaaaaaagaacaagagaatATATGATTGCCTGTTATAATCTGAAACCCTTGAGCCTCATGTGGTCTCAGGACGACCCTGTAGAACACCCCTACCTTCACATCTATTAGATACTTGTGTTTGATGAAATTGGATCATTGAATATTCATTCAATCATGTTATACCAATGTGATGATTCTATCCAACATGATTCAGTGGCTATATTTATATAGCCTCAAACTTGGTACTTCTAGGCTTATATTACATATTTACATGTACTACAACCAAGTACTTATGTGTTTAGCTTCCGTGAAGTAGGGACTAGGGAATGTTCCAGTTTCTGTGAGAGTACAACTTTGTACTACAGCTTCCCGTTATTATTTGTACTGCAACATGAAAATTTGGGGGGAAAAAAACCCATTAAAATCAGCAAAATGAATGTCAAAGTGttacatttttttttgaaaatatcctTGTTTCTTACacagatttaattgaaaaaaaaatgtatattaaaGAAGTGTGTTTTTTTTTGGGCATGTAGTAAAGAAGTGTAGAATCGAGAATTATTCCGGGGTTGATGGGTCATGGTCATGGGTCCAATATGAGCTGTGTAACGTGAAACTTGAAATACCATAAATCATAGcgacccccccccccccccccccccttttctctctctcttcgttatttctcttctcttctcttatATTCTAATGTAGGTGTACAAAATTAGCAAAGAAGTTTGTAGAAAAAAATAATgggaaaatgaataaaaaacaTATCTATCTTAGTTAACTCTACGACTCATAAGATAGCACTTAACGAaactatttattatattttataattatttttaattaataatgaaTAAACTACTATTTCTATCAATAGAAGTTGAAAACGTTAACGAATCTATTCATAGAAAAAAGAATTACCAAATGTATCTATTAATAATGATATCTGTGTATCGAAATTACCCAATCGTTAATCTAGCGTTGACTACGTTTGTGACCCTCCTTACGTGGCACATTATGGTGTTATGTGGTCTAGGAGTTTTCATACGTTGAAATtgtgatttattttatattaaaatataaatggtagttagaaatttatttaaaaaaatagaaattagaaatTATGAGTTAGCAAGACTATTTATATTAGCGCGTTTCACAAAACAAAGGTTAGAGTTCTAGGAGAGACAAActgttcttctttttcactcGAACATTATATCCCATTTCATTTCTCTGTATGTTAGCTGCAGATGATAATCACATTGCACACAAAGCTAAACACCACAATGATTGATATAGTCACAAGCCACAACCTAAATCTACTAACTTCAGCTTTAATGTTCCCTAACTTCATGAGCATTTTCATCTTAGCCTCAGCCTCAAGAACATCTTCGTGCatctttctttttgaaaaagCTCTCCTCAAACCCTTCCACTGACCTTCGATTTCATCTACTTATACAAAGTAACTGCAATTTGAAGTCTATCAATGGCAGAAAAACTTAGATCGGAAAAATATTCACTTCGAATAAAACAAAATGTACAAAGGGTATACCTTCCATTTGGGACAGCGGACAAATCACCTCCCATGATTCATTGCTGTCTCCGACTGCAACAAAGTCACATCCAACCCACAAAAGCATCTCTCATTAAACTTTCTATCATGCACCAGCTTTGAAATTGGACTTCTAAATACACTACAACTCCTATTTAAAGGTGGGTAAAGAGTCTATGCTTTGATATTGGAATATCTTCGAAGAATTTTGTTAACCTAGAGTTAGAGTTTGTGTTTGAGATGAgaaaagttttaaatttaaaaaattttaggatttagggttcaTTATAACGGTCACACAGTTCATCAGGCCACATATGAAGACCCTCTAAGTCATGTAACGCTATAATGTGTCACGTAGGAAGGATCATTAATGGAATTAATGCCCGAATAACAATTGAATAGTTTCGACACGGATGTTATTGTTGATGGATACATTTGGTAACAATGGATacatttagtattttttttttctataagtAAATTTGTCaacgtttttaatttttataagtaaaaatagtaatttactcattaataattttaacatatatatttGAAATATATGTTAgttaaaattctattttatttaatacataaaaattatgaatgaaACAAAAATTGAGGCCTTGGTATCAAGGTAAATTCGAACAAGTGATTATTACGAGGATTAACATGCATTCTTTGCATTGCACGAGACCCAAAAGAAAAACAGTGTCAGTATATATGAGAGTAAAACCAAGTTATTAGTACTTAGTAATATTAATAAACATATAGAATAATCTATGATACGCATTCAGAGGAAGAGAGAAGCTTATGAACTTGCCCTTTCCTACCACCTTTAACTACACTTCTAtggataaaattttttaatgccCCTCCACCCCTTGACTTAAAATTGTTGTCTTTCCTAggtgtaaaaaaattaaaaataataataataatatattatgaTGCTGCCATCTCTTGTATTCTTTTGCCTTTCAAGCACTCTCTCCACTAACCATCACTTCTTTAACCTTTTAATCCTTTGAATCAGACTTAGTTTTTTCAAAGAAAAGATCCAGAAAGGAACATGCACTGTGACCTACGGCTTCTGACAATTCTGTGGtcttattctaaaataatacGCACTTCCAATAAAGAACAATCATGTAAATATgcgttatttattttttattttctttattacatcaataatcaatattagtatgatgaaaataataataattaaaagtaTGGATGGATgaaatattgtttttttttttcttttcacctTACTCTATTCAATAAATTGAATCATAATCACAACTTTAATGGTATAAAATGGAGATAAAATTATGTCACTTAAATTTAAATTGGAAGGAGAAACAGTGTAGAATGCAGTTATGGAGTGTATAAGTATTTTACGCAACTGTAGTATCAGAAGCAAAAATCGAACCATCCGATTTTTGGGTACATAAATCGGATCCTCCAATTATCTTcaccaaaatttaaattttctctCCCACACTAATCGGCTGTCTGATTAGTAggcttaatttttttttacaaaaaaatcgAATGGTCCGATCTTTTCATcccttatttcaaaaaaattgtcCCACATCTATATTTAACACCCATATTCTCCACAATAATACACAACACACATATTTTTCATATCCAAAAAAAATGTGCCTTAATATGTGTATGTAAGTAATTATTTACTTAAAAAATGGAGATAAAGTTATGTTACAAAAACAATGTATATTGATTTGGATGAATGGGACCTTTTTGACAGAAAA
The Arachis stenosperma cultivar V10309 chromosome 7, arast.V10309.gnm1.PFL2, whole genome shotgun sequence genome window above contains:
- the LOC130940920 gene encoding uncharacterized protein LOC130940920, whose amino-acid sequence is MESVLFGFREEPNLEKDTAKTSSSALRLVPWLSWEEWIFVKNSLFSDSPHSVSEALNRISAWRSRGCLPVVVEVTASIVEIQQKDPYFRADQSDVASLSEEMLSMLYCMAIVRLVNCGVEKTRKKELVSIAEAAEAIGIPRMLIDIRHEGSHRDLPSLKVVRSASVKALDWLKSYYWEPQSKEIPFQGVGNAKVKKEIKSKIRELAICLKDNGSSHSSTSLGKRVKHGELLFGRNKHLALVVGKSQKSRSGGSKKQIAKILKSILRLYSTFSSEIVHVLLEYLLKFLSSSGFKENADDATVDLTAENILSDWNLIIVKLWNKEPELLLNLLNAVLDMIETQEDVKCEGESYQRHHLSSLFAWLVGILCKAPSAASKMPKGVLVELLRKCLLVSRLCNKQLMDSAIYLAVLMDDTSLLDRVRKVSTISLSNLEISDDDNSLLNSKNISQFEECIHEAARKLESVKQQIIKKKNPMAMDCETKRPQVWTLAKSWNPCPIGMLPRAAGSSGFLPVLDNIDNQNKNQNQNQVSEREDSWKLIKHSAKRDATLDLKLLDNSTVKKMRETQEEIGELNNVVQIEEDEGWLMVDGVWKRVMEEELQAIKSEVRILV